gtgtgtgtgtgtgtgtgtgtatgtatatatatatatatatatatatatatatataaataaatcatggcACAGCAGTTTTGATTGATGTCAAATGTCATTCTTTGGTTCTCATGTCTCTTAACCGATCACAAAGCACACGCTAAaatcacacatatacatattttgaCAGATTTAACAGTTAAAATAGAGTgaaatatattcattaaatattgaCCTAAAtttatttgggaaaaaaaagtaatttctggAGGAAACTCTCCCCCTCTGTCCCCATTACAGCTCTTGTCCTCCAGGTGTCTCTGTATGTCTTCTGTTGACTTTCTGAACAAGCATTAACGATTATTAACCTTAACCTTTCTTAGACCCCTCCGGgctttatttaaatcataatgtGGTTACACAAAGGCTCAGAGGTTAAATAACCTGCCAAAGCATTGTATTTGAGATGCAGGAGCTCAGGTGCATGTGCTGAAATGATGAGTCTTGGAGGATGAATAATGTTTTTAAGCGTATGTGTGGAAATTCTCTCGCAAGCATGTCCAATGGATTCAGAAAAATAATGATTTGCTTTTAAACAAGTTTCCTGGACAAACAGAGCCGCCCCACACTCATGCTATTGGTTGAGTCACTGTTGAGCATCACCAGCCAATCACAGATCAATATTTTGCCGGCAAAGAGTCACAGTTTTAACACTTTTTATGAATGTCAACCTCTTACAGTTGTCTCCGGACAGTAAGATGAAACGAGAAAGTATTTTAACCTTTAAAAAATTGGTTTAAAGTCTTTTACCAACCTACCTCAATGTTCTGTTTGATCCTTGATGAATCTACGCTTTTGGGGATGCAAATGACACCTCTTTGTATGTGCCATCTATGACACAAAACCAATCCAGAAGTGTGTAATGAACATGGTCATACACTCAAAAATCATACTCCATACTCCATACTCGGCCGTCAATGTGGGCCTATTCCTAAATCTTCTGAACATCCTCACCTGATGATGACCTGAGCAGGGGTCTTGTTATAGCACTTGGCCAAACCAACCACCCTTGGATCATCCAGCAGATGTGCTTCTCCAGGTGTAACCCATGGGCGATCAGGAGAACCCAGAGGACTGTAGGCTGTTACTGCCAGCCCTCGACGCCAACAGTGAGAGACCAGCTGAGTCTGAACCAGGTATGGATGGCACTCTACCTGAAAATATTTTGGAAAGAAACAACTTTTAGTTTAATAgttcatgtttttacatttattcattcaaataaacaaaacaacagaacAGTTAATGACATTAAGTTTGATAAACGGCCGCATAGGTAAAGTTGTTGTGCAGGGATAACATTAGCTGTTAATGCCAGATTAACCCAAGGACTAGTCCAATCGTACAGTCTTTGCATTTATCACTCTTGCATACCTGGTTGACCACTGGCTTGTGTTTGGCAATGCTGAGAATGTCATCAATCTGTCTGGCATTGAAGTTTGACAAGCCAATGGCTTTTACCAGGCCTTGGTCAATCAGCTTCTCCATGGCTGCCCATGTGTCCCTATAGTGAGTGTTATCATACCGAACAGTGCCATCAGGTCGCCTGGGCATCAGCTCATCTCCTCTCCTGGAAGTATTTAAAACACATCCGTTTTGCATTTTCAAATCATTCATTCAGCTAAAATGATGCCCACATTTGGTCCCAtaagttaaatgcagagcacgaattctgagtatgggtcacaatacttggctgaatgtcacatcacttaatACACACCTGTACACATTGAAACTGGTTACACTGTACATTGTTTACATTGAAACTCTTGCACCACAATAATGTATTTAATCCAGTTGAGCCTATTCTTttcaaatacactactgttcaaaagtttagggtcagtaagattttttttttaatcactgaaaacacaattttgttaatacctttattcagcaaggacatgaaattaatcaaaagtgagttacaaatgatttgtattttttttttaaattctgtccTTTTGAACCAATCAAAGATTTCTGATACAAATTTGTctaggtttccacaaaaatattaagctgcacaactgttttcagtgataataataagaaatgtttcttgagcagcaaatcagtatttcagaatgatttctgaagggtcgtgtgacactgaagactggagcaatgctgacaattcagctctgcatcacaggaacaaactacattttaaaatatattcaaatagaaaacagttattttatatggaaatatttcataatattacggtttttttttctttaattatgcagccttgataagcatgagacttcttacaaaaacatttgaaGAGGAGTATGTTGGTGAAAGAGCTAGATATGGAAACACAAAGACTTACTCAAAGGCCATTGGCCAGTGCATGAGATACAGGTCCAGATAACTGAGCCTCAGATCGGACAAAGACTTTTTGCAGGCCTCCTCCACATCATCTGGATGGTGCTTGGTGTTCCACAACTTGGAGGTAACAAAAATGTCTTCTCGCCTCAGAGGCTATATGGTAGTTGTAAATAGTAAAACTTTCACGTGTGTGAAGTAtttatagtaaaatgtatttgatgcATTACATGTATAGTTTGATCTGCAGGTACCTTTCCTTCTCCAAGTCGTTCACTCAGGGCCTGTCCGACCTCTGGCTCATTGCTGTAAGCCGCTGCGCAGTCAATGTGTCTGTAGTCACAGTCTAAAGCTGCTAGTACAGCCTGCTTCACCTACAGTAAGACAGCTCTgccacaattaataaataaactaataaacacaCAAAGAAGATACATTGCATACTGTACAGTACAATTTGGGGCTTTTTAGCAGCTTGAGTATAGTTTGTCTGACCTGTCCTGGGGCACTTTTCCATGTCCCTAAGCCCACTGCTGGCATCTGCTGGCCCGTGGAGAGAGTGATTGTTGCTGTCATGGTTTCATTTAGTTTTCACGTTTTTCTTCacatcaaagacaaaaaaaaaaaaaaaaaaaacatcacacgaAAGCATTGTGTTAATTGTtctgtattttcatttaatttgctgTCTAAGCAAATAGCAAAATAAGCTATTTGTAGTGTAATTCTAGTTTAAGCactattcaaatttaaaaatgtcacatcAGTCAACATAAAAATAGTATTACAAAACCATGTATGATCATGTAACAGTGCAGTGATCTTCAGTCTTCCTGCTCTTTTCCAGAGGTTTTCTAACTTTTGCCTTTAATTAAACTGATTATTTCAgtcttaatttctttaaaaaatagacCCACTGTATATTAAACATCATAAGACGAAAAGAAAACAGACAATATTTTGCTGAAGCTTGCAAACCTACAGAATGCGTGATTTAGTTCATACCTTACCTCTGATAATGCTCCAGTCTGCAGAATCAGACTGACAGCTACTGAGCTTTTATACACAGAGGTCAAAGTCTTTGTTTACTAATTTCCTAAAAGGCTGAACATTAACCAAAACCATCCACAGAGCTACAGCTATCTGAggaaatttttttcatttaatcatgCTTAACAGTATTGTTGTCATCACTTGTCAGTGTGGCTTTGGGGGGAATGGAGATAATGGTAACTGTTTATTCGGGATGTGCTAACAATGGAGCATTATATCACAACAGTTTAGAGTCTGTCACATTCTCACATGCTCAGATTTAGCGCTCTCAGCTGTTACGGCCCTCCTGCTGGACAGATATAGGGTCAGCGTATTATTACTGTCCGTCTCACAACTGCTCCAAGTGTTATGACCTGGCAGCGCGCTTGGCTCAAGGCCCTCTCCACTTCCCTTATGTGTTCAGACCAAATGACTTAGTCACCTCACAGAGGGGGAAAAACCCTGCCAAGCCCTGAAGAACATTCTGGATCAGGGAGTCACTGGCAGTCTAATGTGCTCTCAGAACCTTTGTAATATACATCCTGTGAGTAGTGTATTTATTGTTACACCTCATTGGGTATGTGGCAATGGGAGAGAAAAATCATAAACTATTATTGTTACTGATATTTTCGTAATTGATGTGCAAATCTGCAGAAATCAGATCATTTGTAATTATCTATTCCGTGCCAGTGTTGTACTGGATGCAAACTTGAAACTACAGTGTTTGTATTTATAGGATGTGCTTTAGTTTTTAGACACATTGACAAAATACCAGCAGAATGCCTCAGTACTCTATTTTTGcttaatttacctttttttctatatgaatatgtaTTCTGGTGTTAAACAGTGAGGGCTCTAATTCTCATTGGTGAGATCAGGCTGGAGAATGAACGAGGCAGCAACACTTCTGGAGAgcacaaacaaaaataaccacATTATTTAGTTAAGGAAATGCCCGATGGGTGttacaaaaagttaaaaagtttcTTATACACTGTAAGGGGCATCACAGACCCTCCCTTCTTTTACTAAATCATCCCCTTGGAATTGTAATGTTCTgtctgcattccgagtagttttgagatattgaactTCAAAGTTTAAGCAATTCCATTCAACTGTGAAAATAGAaccaaacttgtttttttttttttttaaataaaaagtcctataatgtttcaacatttaaaaaaaaaatcataaacataaGCTGacatatgtgaataactcaattttgacaaaaatgtcagctagaaccttataattccaagaaGTACGAAATATTAATGACACTAATCTGAATATTGCAGGCCATGTTTCCTCCTGAATGTCTGGTGGCTACAGACCTGCTCTCCGTTTCAGCTCAGAAATGGAGTATTTTCAGGATTCAAAgttgtttttcctctctgtgactaattatttcaattgatttttatctttggattttgatgtttaaaaatcACAGTGTTTTTTTGGATCTATATTTCCTTTGTTAGAGCTGATGAATTCAGTCTTGTCGTCTGATTTTTGGAGGTTAATGTATCTTATGCAGTGATATGATGCAAAGTGTCTTGGGGTCAGTTTGTGGTCAGCTCATTTCCATGCACAGTATgaacttatttatataaattattgatAAAGCACCAAAAAAACTGTACTGAAAGATTTcagttgtacacacacacacactgtctcttcAAAGCCTGAATCTCTCTGAATCACAGGAAACTTACACACTGCTTGCATTCAGCATTGATTTATCCTCCCATGGGGTGCAGAAAGCAGCATTTAATACTGTCTCATACACGAGGACAGATGCAATAAACCTGACTTTTTAAATTTGATGTTCAAATTCAACACAGAAGTGGCTGGAGGTCCAAAAGTCTCATGAGTACAGTGGTACAACAACCCAAACAGAGACCAGCACATAATAAAGCAACATGACACCTGTCCTTAAAAAGGTCACTTTCATTTTATCACCAAATACAGTAATGATTAAATGACATAGTTACCACTGTATAAGAAATATCCTGGAAGGATCCCTGGAAATATGAAAATTGCTGTAACTCAAAGGCTGCTGTTACTGTTACTGAAAGATGGTATCACAAATAGATTAAAAGGGATgttttgcactttatttaaatCTAAACCAAATTAAAGATAACTATTGCAAGTTATTTCacattgcatacatttaaaggTGTGAAATACAGTACATATGGAACTGCTAAAAAGCTGTTCAAAAAACAATTCCCTCATGTCTTCATAAAAAAGCCCTAGCTGTGCTTACTGAACAATGAACAGGTTTCAGTTTCACACAGgtgtcagatcagatcagatcaatcctcaaacatttttatcaatataAAGTAAGATGCTTTTtctattcactttcatttttttcatatagGATTAAAAGAAAATTCAACTTACGGAGACTGTCATGTACTTCGGAGGATGTTTGTGTTTCTTTTAATGCGCGAGGAGGGGTGTATATTAACGTAAATGAATGAGCATTTTCGAAGAGCTGTAACTTAtcaatgattatttaaatatcacGTTGGCCACATGTGAAAATGAGGTTATTTTTCCACAACACAAGAGGTGGTATATTAGCTGTTGTTGACCACAGCCGTCAAACTTTGGCAGAACAACCTGACACAGGAACAGACCAGAACTTATTATTTATCAAACTTATAAGTTTTTATTCACGGAAAGTTTCCTTCTCTCAGTCAATGAAATTATGAATAACTGTTAGCAAGGACGATTTGTCAGGTTACCAAGTTGTAAAATGTTGTGTCCATATTAACTTGACAGTCTaggtcaaagttttttttttttttttgtatgatccATGTGATGTGTCAAATACTTATTATATAACCTATAATATAACTTGTCTATATAAGATATTGCCTatggtcagagagagagagacagagagagagagagactgctggACAGTCAAAGCCATCATTTCCTTGTCATTGTCTGGAAAATCAGCCTAGATATGCTTCCAGCTAACTCCTCATGTTTCACAGAAACAATAACATCATATATGAAGAGCACCATGAAGATGACTACATGGCCAAATTATACTTTTtagggtaaactatccctttgatGGTTACTGCCATACATTATTTTTGGGTATAGAAATGACAAAATAATCGAATTAGTATTTGTGTTTTAATGATATGCTTAGATCTATGCTAGTAAAACTAAAATAGCTGGTTTGAGCCACATTAAGGCACTCAAAAATCCTGTAATCATCCCACCAAAGGTTTACCATAATTGCCCGTAGCTCGTACTTCAAGAACGACCAGAAAGCACCTGTAGACTGCTGAGGGACTGGAAATATATCAAATTGTTACCAAATGGCTCTGTTGGTGCTCGAAATCTGAAAAAATCTTCCACACTATACAGAATACTTCTTTTTAAACAAGATTATCGAATATAATAAGGGAAAGGAATTTAATCTGCTACAAAATAACACACATTCAACTCCAGAGTCAATAGCCAGCTGTCCTCATCTCCATCATTACAACAAAATCATTAACCTTCCATTCAACAAATCAGTCATTTTGTCTGCTTTGTCTggaagttatatatataaaaaatatttctaaaaataaggTTGGTTATAAGTCATGGCCTTGGCATTACAAACTACTTCAACATCCCAAAAATCAGCGTTCCACATGTCCAGAGAATCTgataataaattaagtaaaactgTAACAAAATTTCAAATGAGCCTCTGGTCCTTCAGACATATTTGTCCGTCTTTGAATTCAGCGTCTGTATTGTTGCTGAAAACGTGTTTGAGAAACGTAACCCTACAGTGTATCCAGTGAGCGTCCTCTAAGACTGTGGCAGGTGCTGTTTGATGATCTCTTTGGACTGGGCTGGGATTCTGTCCGGGAAGCGCACCTGGAACTGCACTATCAAATCTCCGCGTTGAGATGGATTTTTTGGGAAAGGTAGGCCTTCTCCACGTAGTCTCTTGATAGTGCCTGGTTTGATGATATCGTTGCAGGGCAATGTGATTGCTCGGTTGTCAATGGTGGGAATGGTCACTGTACAGCCACACAATGcctataaaaacaaagcaaagtcAAGTCAATGCGAGAGCAGCTGATGGTATTTCAACACTTAAACACAAAGTCTACATGGCGATATAGAGACCGAGTGTAAGATGCCTCTGTGAAGTTACAGGCACAGGGAGCACTTGTACAGTATATAGTTTAtagtaagtatatatatacaagtgtgtgtatatacatggtaaattgttgtaaaaaaaataaaaataaaaataataatcaatacaatttaTGGTTGGCAGTAGTGGTTGTAAGAACTTTACTTTAAAAAACATGGGAGCAAGTAAGCAACATTTGAAGTGTTAAAGTTTGAACttgaatgaaaaaaatttaaataataataattaatcgaAATAATATACCAAATTTCCGAAATCTGTTGTTTAACTTTATagcaggatcaactaaacgcaggattttcaaaagtatgtgtaATATTTAAAGTTCCCGCATAGAGTCTTTAAAATAAGAGTTTTACACAAGCGGAGGTAAATACTGctacatagaaggtgcacagtggcataaacataaatacacacaaaaaacaccaTAACAAAGATAATgctataaacattaacataaagaAGTTATATAAACCAGCAATATACATAAAGGATAAGAAAAACTAAGAAGACAAATAGTTATTTCAATGATAAACCATCAAATGTAAAGCATCACAGATTTCTGGCAATgtcaatttatgttttttttttttttttactgtaaattaaaagaTTCTTTTTACTGTATAATAGATATTAATATTCAATTAGATGTATTTCAGATTTTCACTGTATAAAGGATAACTTCCCATTAAtaatttaacaggtttttactgtagcattgttACAGTTTTTGAAAGATATTTCTCATGTGTACCAAGGCGGCATTTATttgatgtaaaataaagtaaaaaacaatataaaaatattattacagtttaatataactgtattaattgcctttctttttttatttacttcaaacttttgaatggtagtgtatcatggtttccacaacatTATTATGCAGCACCATTCATACTGTATTTCTTATTAAAAATGtcgccttagtgagcataagaaactttcaaaaacattacaaatcttaattTCACCAAACTTTCGACCTCCAGTGTACAtacaatttaaatagttttatgatTATTCAAGTAGagattaaatagaaaacaaatattttaaatatattttgattcatatttgattaaaaaaccgCATGCAAGATCTGTGAATTTCGGACTTGGATTGTAAATGTGTGCAAGCATGTGGGGAtgtccaagtgtgtgtgtgtgtgtgtgtgtgtgtgtgtgtgtgttatgctaCAGAAGGGGTAGCTGAGTGCACAGAAAGTTAATTTTGGCCACTGCTCTCATTTCACAGAGCTAATGAAGCAACCAAAAAATCAGCTGAGGACATAAATTGCTGTGGTGTATCAAATCAGAAGTTGCCaagaaactaaaattatattCCTTCCACAGATGGAACACTTTAAAAATGCTggagtaataatataaaaaaagaagcaaaccATAAACACTGGTGGCATACTTTGGGCTTCCTGAAAGATATGCCAAAATGTTTGCctgtaaataaagagaaaaataagatTACATGACTTCAGTGGTTCATATAATCCCACCGTAGGATAAGGTTAACAGATTTGTTGCACTTTCTATTATAGAAAAGCTCAAGCTCTAAGATCCCTCCTGGACCATCTGATAACagtataaatagatttttgtatttttttaagcaataaataaataaagaattacagGTTGTGCTGGGGTAATTGACACTGGAGTAAGGAAAGCAGCCACTTATAAATCCCTGAAATGAAATTGATATGATTAGATCCTCCTATAATTACTTCTGGAACATTATATAACTTTATACTTCTTTTAttggtaactaaacagtttctggtccccattgactttcatagtattttttccatattatggaagtcaatgggggtCAGTGACCATGTGGTCACCTGAACCATCCTGATCAGTTTGGTTACTCACATTGTTTAAATTACCTtcatttatgttcaacagaagaagaaaaatcctACAGGTTAGTAACAACTTCAGGgg
The sequence above is drawn from the Carassius auratus strain Wakin chromosome 5, ASM336829v1, whole genome shotgun sequence genome and encodes:
- the akr1a1a gene encoding aldo-keto reductase family 1 member A1-A isoform X2, producing MTATITLSTGQQMPAVGLGTWKSAPGQVKQAVLAALDCDYRHIDCAAAYSNEPEVGQALSERLGEGKLWNTKHHPDDVEEACKKSLSDLRLSYLDLYLMHWPMAFERGDELMPRRPDGTVRYDNTHYRDTWAAMEKLIDQGLVKAIGLSNFNARQIDDILSIAKHKPVVNQVECHPYLVQTQLVSHCWRRGLAVTAYSPLGSPDRPWVTPGEAHLLDDPRVVGLAKCYNKTPAQVIIRWHIQRGVICIPKSVDSSRIKQNIEVFDFKLTEEDMRVIESFNRNERLIIPTIIIDGQKVWRDAKHPHFPFNDPY
- the akr1a1a gene encoding aldo-keto reductase family 1 member A1-A isoform X1, with the protein product MTATITLSTGQQMPAVGLGTWKSAPGQVKQAVLAALDCDYRHIDCAAAYSNEPEVGQALSERLGEGKPLRREDIFVTSKLWNTKHHPDDVEEACKKSLSDLRLSYLDLYLMHWPMAFERGDELMPRRPDGTVRYDNTHYRDTWAAMEKLIDQGLVKAIGLSNFNARQIDDILSIAKHKPVVNQVECHPYLVQTQLVSHCWRRGLAVTAYSPLGSPDRPWVTPGEAHLLDDPRVVGLAKCYNKTPAQVIIRWHIQRGVICIPKSVDSSRIKQNIEVFDFKLTEEDMRVIESFNRNERLIIPTIIIDGQKVWRDAKHPHFPFNDPY